The Sandaracinus amylolyticus genomic interval GCTCGTGCTGGGCATCGCGGCGATGGGCGTGGGCCAGTACAACGGGCTCGTGCAGGCGCGCGAGGGCGTCGACGCGTCGTGGGCCCAGGTCGACAACGTGCTGCAGCGGCGCGCGGATCTGATCCCGAACCTCGTCGAGACGGTGCGCGGATATGCGTCGCACGAGCGCGAGATCTTCACCGCCGTCTCCGATGCGCGCAGTCGACTGCTCGGCGCGCGCGGCCCCGAGGACGCCGCGGAGGCCAGCCAGGCGCTCGACTCGGCGCTCGGTCGATTGCTCGCGATCGCGGAGAACTATCCGCAGTTGCGTGCGAGCGAGCAGTTCACGCGGCTGCAGGACGAGCTGGCGGGGACGGAGAATCGAATCGCGGTGGAGCGGCGCCGGTACAACGAGACGGTGCGCGACTACAACGCTCGCATCTCGACGTTCCCGACGAACCTGTTCGCAGGGATGTTCGGATTCCCGCGGCGCGAGTATTTCGAAGCGGACGCAGGCGCACGAGAGGTGCCGAGAGTCGACTTCGGCGGAGAATGAGAATTCATCGCAGAGAGCCGCAGAGGTCGAGAGAGAGAAGTTCTTCTCTGCGGTCCTCGGTGGCCCTCTGTGGTGAGCTCGATCCGGGCGTCACTCGTGCTCGTGGCCCATGCCGTCCCAGGGGCACTCGCCTTCGCCTTGGAAGTGGCCCTGGGTCTTCAGCTGCGCGACGACGTAGTCCCACGCGTCGTTCAGCGTGATCGGCGCGCCGCCGAGCTCGTAGCCCGCGAGGAGCTGGCCGAGATCGCTCGCGCCGATGCTCTCGA includes:
- a CDS encoding LemA family protein, which codes for MSRTWIVLGVVVLLVLGIAAMGVGQYNGLVQAREGVDASWAQVDNVLQRRADLIPNLVETVRGYASHEREIFTAVSDARSRLLGARGPEDAAEASQALDSALGRLLAIAENYPQLRASEQFTRLQDELAGTENRIAVERRRYNETVRDYNARISTFPTNLFAGMFGFPRREYFEADAGAREVPRVDFGGE